A region of Salvelinus namaycush isolate Seneca chromosome 9, SaNama_1.0, whole genome shotgun sequence DNA encodes the following proteins:
- the hykk.2 gene encoding hydroxylysine kinase: MALAESKPNLSHLQVSELVKRLFGLTPSQIHPLPSYDDQNFHLVVSEDDEYVLKVMNTEDSQNPTLLELQTHAMTFLHERGLPAQTVLPATSGQVMSLVDIDCGFGRQKYLVRLLTYLPGTTIAKVPCSPQILYEAGKMAAKMDAVLQEMEHPQLHVLQREKFIWSLSNIPLLEPYLHLMDGDPVQPVVKSVIQQYKTCIQPKLGSFRKCINHGDFNDHNILVQPDDSTSYKISGILDFGDMSSGYYVFELAITIMYMMIENPTPLDVGRDVLAGWESVIPLNEAERDALYLLVLCRFCQSLVVARHTVVQQPENKDYLMITTKTGIRHLCRLWELGKEAVERRWFQNAAQCPGKE, translated from the exons ATGGCATTAGCGGAATCTAAACCAAACCTCAGCCATCTACAGGTGTCTGAGCTAGTGAAGAGGCTCTTTGGCTTGACGCCATCCCAGATTCACCCGCTGCCCAGCTACGATGACCAGAACTTCCACTTGGTGGTCAGTGAGGACGACGAGTACGTCCTGAAGGTAATGAACACTGAGGACAGTCAGAACCCCACTCTGCTGGAGCTGCAGACTCACGCCATGACCTTCTTGCACGAGAGGGGGCTTCCTGCCCAGACCGTCCTCCCCGCCACCTCAGGACAAGTCATGAGCCTGGTGGACATCG ACTGTGGCTTTGGCAGGCAGAAGTACCTGGTGAGACTGCTGACCTATTTACCGGGGACCACCATCGCCAAAGTGCCCTGCTCTCCACAGATCCTGTATGAAGCTGGCAAAATGGCCGCCAAGATGGACGCAGTCCTGCAGGAA ATGGAGCATCCTCAACTCCATGTACTACAGAGGGAGAAGTTCATCTGGAGTCTGTCCAACATCCCTCTTCTGGAGCCATACCTCCATCTAATGGACGGGGATCCTGTACAGCCGGTGGTCAAGTCAGTCATCCAACAATACAAGACTTGTATTCAGCCCAAACTCGGCTCCTTCCGCAAGT GCATCAACCATGGGGACTTCAATGACCACAACATCTTGGTGCAACCAGACGATTCAACCTCCTACAAAATCTCTGGCATCCTGGACTTTGGGGACATGAGCAGCGGCTACTACGTGTTCGAGCTGGCCATCACCATCATGTACATGATGATCGAGAACCCCACACCTCTGGATGTGGGACGAGACGTGCTAGCCGGCTGGGAGAGTGTTATTCCCCTCAACGAAGCCGAGAGGGACGCCCTCTACCTGCTGGTGCTCTGTCGCTTCTGCCAGTCCCTGGTTGTGGCCCGCCACACTGTGGTGCAGCAGCCGGAGAACAAAGATTACCTCATGATCACCACCAAGACGGGCATCCGCCATCTTTGCCGACTTTGGGAACTGGGCAAGGAGGCGGTGGAGAGGAGGTGGTTTCAGAATGCCGCCCAGTGTCCTGGCAAAGAGTGA